aaaaatgaaaaaagcagaagaaaaaaaaatagatttattcttttaaaataaattggtttccATGCTAAGGAAACCAGGTTTGAGGGATGATTGTGCTTGGAGGTGGACTCTGATGCTAAGCTTCTGGTGGTGATGCACATAATGTTGAAGCTATCATTCATGATATCACATAGTTGGGGTGTGTCATTTTTTATGAACATTAGGAGGGCAGTTTGGGCAGGTAATAGGGTGGCtcatgagtttttttttcgggCGAATCGAGTCTAGGATTTACCCTTCGCACCCCACCCTATCTCATGCTATGGGTGACTCATGAGTTTTTGGCTTTCCATGCCTCTGCTAGTACTAATTGGTTTGAATCTCCCCAATATTGGgtactttcttttctttacaTGGATGTAGCAAGCTGCAATCTGTTCTGTTATATAAATTCTTTCCAtcttttttaatcatttaaaATCATTTCTATCGTTTGCTTCAAACAAAGAGAGGGAGGGGAAGCAAGGAAATACCTCAAATAGTTTCAAAGCATTTATCTTTGCAACCGAGATCATATGTGAGATTCTCCAACCCGAATACCGGTtgtatataaacaaaaaccaaaaaataaacaggCAGAGGGGGTGTACTTTTAAACTAAGAATATGTTACACATAACTATTAGACTCTGAAGAACATGATATTTAAAAACTTCTGCCAGCTAACTAACGACAGATGCTCTGCATTTCATGCAAGCATAACGGCTCAGGAAATAACACTGGagaatttttctttgaaaaaataagataCATCAAGATGAGATAGTCCAATAGTATTTCGtggtcatatatatatgcatcatAATCGAAGACAATTAATATGATCCCTATTACAATACAGTCTTATTGCTTGCAAAGCTCCAATGCAGCAATTTAGCGGAGCAACAATCTAatgcagaaaacaaaacaatctaAAAACTATAGAATTTTATATTCCTGCTCAGCCATGGCATCAGAATATTAAGCACTCTGAGGAGAAGCTAGCGCTTCATTCTTCTTTCAGGCAGTCCAATGAACAATTCAGTCTCAACATCTGAACTTGGACTACTTTCAGTGTAGGCTAAGTTTTCTCTTTGCTCATTTGATGCTTGCCTTGGTTGGATTCTACCACACtacaaagaagaataaaaaattgttttaacATATATTGAGTTTTTCGGTTTCTTGGAAGCAGATTCGTCTTGTCCAACAATTTAGCTTTGAATGCATATCCATGACATCATAAGGATGAtaatgaaaacagaaaaagtttatttatatataaaattaagaaattgagAGGAGGCACTTACCTTCTCAATTAGTCTTTCATTTTCAGCTGCTAGGGCTTTCCCCTgaatttcaacccaaaaaaaaggcgTCATATTTAGTTAGCTAGCACAAGCACAAAACTTTGGGAATATAGAACAACAAACagcccataatttttttttaactttttattgTGGCAGTTTACCTTTTCTCTCAGTTGCTCAATCTGTTCCTTGAAAACTTGAGTCTGGAGTATTaggcaaaaaaacaaaaagtaggTTAAATATCCATTTAGTAAAAATGAGACTGTTACTGTCAGATTCTATTGAAAAATGCAGCACAACATTTGGTTTAAGATCAACCTTTCTTGCTCGAACGTTGCTCACGCTCCTCTCCAACTGTTGCTCAAGTTCTTGTAGCTCTTCAATAGTGCATGATCCTAGACCCTCTCCCAAGAGCTTCCTGAAGCAATTGCAATGCCAGATTCAGAAAGAGGCGCTTTGCAAATCaagagtgaaaaaaaaaaaaaattactatttCAACTACGGCGTGTTATAAGATACAAGAAAAGTTTCAGATGAACCGTTTTGATACTTCAAGAAGCTCTATCTGCTTCATCATGCTAGATGATTCTTGCTTCAGGTGCTGCACAACAATTCAAATGCAAACTCATCAGAAaaccaagagaagaaaaatctaATGCACTTTCATATGATTTGTTTAGAGTTCAGGGGTCCAAAATGTGCGGCCAGTTCACTCCAGTCAAATTTTGGAAGAAAGGTAATGGTTTCCAAGAATTCACCTGCACATTTTGGTCAGTGGAAACGGATTTGTTGTTGGTATGGTTGTCTTTTGTATGCTTCTGATAACGTTCTATGGTTGTCTGCATGCTGAGTATTAAAACCAATGTATTCAAATGAACAAATCCTGTACATGTTATCTAAAAAGATGTGTTTCATAGAATTAGAGATCACATGGCATTGTAATATGGCAAGCCGAAAAGGCGCAGGAAAATATATGGTAGTTCATCGTTTCCTCTATTGCTAAAACATTAACATACACTGCTCGTGGTTTTGATAGTAGTAGTAGAACAGTGCTTGGGAAAACTGACTTGGGGTTTATTATGACAAGTAAAAGAACGAGAGAATTAATATAAATGAGTAAAAACAAATAAGGCAATCACAAAGAACATAGAGAATTACATTAGGTGGTTCGAATTTTATGTTAGGCCAGATTAGTTATGAATGAGAATATCAATCAAACTCAAGCAACCCAGAATGAATCggaagataaaataaaaatgaacatGAAGAATTTAAAGTGATCCAAAATATGCCCACGTTCATAGGCAAGGATGAAAATATCTGCCGATACATCACTATATCTCGAATCTGTTTTTCAAGACAACTACAGCCTTCAACATAGCAAAAATGCTTGATTTCCACAAAATActgatttgaaaaaaaaaaatggaaaaggaagaagaagcaaggATGACACACCCAACCCTAATAATTTCCTAAAAGTACCAAtctagaggaagaagaaacaagGATGACACACCACAAAATACCAATCTATGACAACTTCAGCAATATAATTGGGTTGACAGAATTTGATTCAAGGTGGAAATTGCTGGATATTGTTTCACAAATTCTTAATCTGGCTTGGTCCATATAGTAAACTTTGTGTTTTAGTGAATTATTTGTTTGGCTTGGGTAGAAAAGATTGTATTCCTTGTCATCAAACAAGGAAATTCTGACCCAAATGCAATCACTTCATACATTTCCAGGACACAGAAACCTAATGATGATTTGTGTGTTGATATCTACTGGTGATTATTTAGGTTTATGTATCTACACTCCTATGATTTTATGTGACTTAAATTAGAGTTTAAATCCAAACCCTCTACCAACTAATGTTTACCTTATTTTGttcaaacttggaaaatacATTACAAGAGAAAGATAAGAATATGGACATGCATGACACATCATTTCATGGCATGGCAAATAACTCTACTTTGGCAAAATATGTAGATAATACAAGACATAATGAGTGACTCTAGGAGCCTATGTCCTATATGGCGATTACAAAATCTGTCACTGGCACAGCTATGACATAAAAGTGTAAAGTACATTGttgtctttctctctctctctctctacctttCACACAATCGTGTCCAAGTTATTTTAAGCTTTCCAACTAAAAAACAAGTTACTTTATGCGCATCGTGCTCCCAAAACTGCTACTGCTATAACAGCCCTACCATGCAAGTGGTGGAAAGTAGCtaggcagagtaacagtataGTAGCTGACTATAGAATAGATTGACAAGATATGCATACATTGCAGTCAAGTGTTTACTGAACTTTGCATTTGGTTCACAGAAGAAAGTGATAAAATAAACCCTTAATTAAATCCCTAATGCCTATGGAATCCATCATAGAAAAAGGTTATCAGAATGTTCTACACATGTATAATAGTCTACATTAGAAGGGAAGGGGgtatctctctcacacacacactactaaGGTATCATGAGAGTTTGAACTTAATACCACGTATGTAAGTTAATGCCTTTCTTCACTAGGCTAGACCGCTTCGGCAACATATATAGGAGGTTTAGTTATAGACAAACATAGAAACCCTAGTTGCTGTACAAATAACATCCAAACTGTTTGCATAAATTTCCGAAGTTAACTATTAAAAAGCTCTGGAAATACTACAAACACTACCTAAGGGGATCCTaaactaaataaaaactataatGGGGACAAGTTCATGTACTACATGATGAATATAAACGTATGCATGAAAAGAAGGATAATGATCTTTCAAATGTGAAACATGTCATCAATCAGGATACTGTATACAAATACACGTATATATCATGATGTGAAGGATAATGATCTTTCAAATGTGAAACATGTCATCAATCAGGATACTGTATACAAATACACGTATATATCATGATGTGAATGATGTTAATCATCTTTTCTGAGGCTATATAGAGTGCATTATAAAAGTAAATTGTTTCACCTTTTTTTCGTACATATTTTCATGTGTATTCATTTTGAGTCTTATTTGATAGATCTCAACAAATACACTCTAATAATACAAATTTTATGGAAAACATACATGTATGTATGTGGACTgaaattcatgtttttttaaagctGTTTGAGAAAATACAAAtcttattttagttttttttttttaaaataaaattttgcaTGCACTCATCACCTTTTATCAAATAATGTTGAGAAAAAAGTGAAGATGATGCATTTGTGTCTCAATACATTTTCCTGATGTGCTAAACTAAATAATATTATCTCCCAAtcgaaataaaataaaataaataattactgTGCGCTGGGATCGATTATAATTTTAGGAAAATGGACATCTAGAATGAAAATGATCATATCTCAAAGTTTGGACGAAAAAACTGATGTGGTAGTAATGTATATTCTCTCGCTCTTCCCACATATTTGTCCTCTcttgttaattaaaattaaaaacaataaaaaaacttaatcAAAGCATTAATTGTGATTAAGCCAGGTTTGTTTAATGTAAATCTTTTCGTACATTAGTCTTCCTTCAGTTTCTGCGGATGAAGAAACCCATTAGTAATTGACAATAGCAAGGCAAACTCAGAGGAAGGAAACTAGATTACTGTGCCACTTGTTCAAAGGTTACTATAAATAGAAATGCAAGTACTaacgaaaaataaatatgcaacttaaagggaaaaggaaaaaaggactTCATATATAAACCTACAAACAAACCTCGATCGTACAGACCATTATTTATGTATGCTTGACagtgattatatatattaagacTGGATCTATTAATTCTCATTCATAAAAAAGAACAttgatataaatatatatatatatatatatatatgtggggaagcttataaataaatacctCGAACTTGCAAATTCATAGAGCTTTCCCCTTGGAGAGAATATTATGAGCGCAACCTCAGCATCACAGAGAACTGAAAGCTCAAAGGCCTTCTTTAGAAGACCACTTCTCCTCTTTGAGAAGGTGACTTGGCGGCTGGTGGCGTTCTCTATGCGCCTCATCTGGGTTTTTCCTCTCACCATTTTTAACAGAAGGAAGCGCTCTCACCTTTCACTGCACAAATCTATTCAGAACACAATGTGTCAAAAAGGGATAAGAGTTGAGGAGAAGGTGAAGAAGTTAATTGAATCTTACCCAATGGGTAAAGTTAACCCAAGAagctttttttgggtttgttttgtggaagagagaggttttgtGACTTGTGGGTAGGACTTGGAAAGATGATAAAGATGAGGTTAAATATATTGGATCCTCTTCTTCAATTCAAATGGGtttcaatatatatagaatttgtGTAAAGGAAATATGAGTTCGTTAATCAAAATGAAGAtatgaagaagagagagagagagagagagagagagagagagagaggcaaagGGGAAGAATTGAGTGCTAAGAAATTGGCCCCAAATAGCCTCTTGGTTACAaacaaaagaaggaagaagaagctcaaaatggaaagaaaagaaactaaaagaGACCTTCTCAGGTTTGTGAGCAAAGACTTTGGACTAGACcctgaaaaatacaaatatatatatatatatattacataaaaTAGGTGGGTTTTTGTGATTGATTGATTCAACTTCAAGAACCAAAAGACaaagcaaaacagaaaacttcTTCAGCTCAAATCTCCTCAACAAGCTAAATAGGGAAAAACAGAGTTTAAAGGGAGCTGAGCCAATTTTCCAAATATGCaaaaagaaacccagaaaGAAGCTATGGACAAataagagaggaagaagatgccaaagaaggaaagagagagacagagagatgaGGATGATTGAGAGAGGAAAACCACAAAGACCCAGAAATTATAGAGAGAGTAGGAAGGAAGATTTTGAGATTGATTGACCTTTACTTGGGCTCACACACCACCAAGCTAAGCACAAGCTGTACCTACCTTATCTTTTTTTCCCATATATATCTTCATTAATGTCTTTATTTTCCTCCCTTAGAACCCCAccttgaaaaagaaacataaaaatatactataataatatataaatcaGCGGTTGGCAACAAAAAAGCCCCATATCCTTTGCTTGTTTTGGTAAAACCCACAAAACTgaccagaaaaagaaattctggacaaaaaggccaaaaaacaCTCAACTATGAGAAAGGAAGCAGCTTCCTCTCCCCTTTGGTTGATGAAAGTCTCTCAGACACAAAACCAAgtcctctttttctctctctctctctctctctcctctatcTCTATGtgatatattaaataaatatatgccactttatatatatatatatatatatatgtttatctTTAATGATTGTTTATGCATTTAGTTTTGTGTTCTTGTGACAAGAGGGCTGatagaaaaatcaaaagcaaagaacgaaaaagaaaagaaaaaaagggtgtGGAGTTAAAAATAGGAAGGATAGTACAATGTTAGCAACACGTCAACATCGTCCGTACAACTACGTACCCATTGGACCAATCAGAAGTCGAAAACGCAACAAGCCTGTATCATTAACTTTCCTTTTCAATATGAGGGGTGCAGTCCCCACAGGCCACCACCTTTGTCTGGCATACATCACATTTTGCCCTTTTTcgcactttttttttattttttattttttttattagtttttaagACCACAAAAAAATCATTGCATTAATGCATCTGGGTGGATGACGTGGAGCCAAAGCCTTATGGATGTGAACCTGacgtgtttttatttttttctttggcaaAGAAAGAATCTGAAGCTAGGCCTCTACACAAAGGAGAAAGCCTAGTCATAGATCAGCCTAATTAAGAAAGGATTGTTAGGTTTTTTCTGTAgagtttgatttatttttttcttttgtgtgatTGCTTTCTAATGATATGGACGTGCCAAcgaaaacacaaacaaatggTGTACACGgcttgtaaataaattgaatttatttaaCCTTTCTCTTTGACATAAGGTTACATGGCACGGCATGAAAACGGAATTATGCATCCTTAGCACATcaagatataatttttttcatgacttttttttctttctttttcaaatgaaGATGAGTTCTAATATGTGGTTGCTATAAGAGAGACCGACATGTGATAATTATATGAATATTCTTATATGCTGAATTTTGTGTTATTCTTTGAAATGCATCCATTTAAATCTTGGAGTGCTACTGTAAAATTcgaggaaaaaggaaaagacaaagaaaacaataatttgcTTTATCCTTTGAACagcaagaaaaaggaagatatATGACCTTATCACATATATATGGATCTTTAATGATTGTTGTATGCAATTagttttgtgttcttgttgATCAAGAGGGCTGATAGAAAAATCATAAAGCAAAGAACAGGTTTATACAACTACGTACCCATTGGACCAATCAGAAGTCGAAAACGCAACAAGCCTGTATCATTAACTTTCCTTTTCAATATGAGGGGTGCAGTTTTGTCTGGCATACATCACATTTTGCCCTTTTTCGTTAGTTTTTAAGACCACAAAAAAATCATTGCATTAATGCATCATGACGTCTTATGGATGTGAACCTGacgtgtttttatttttttctttatctgaAGCTAGGCCTCTACACAAAGGAGAAAGCCTAGTCATAGATCAGCCCTGTAgagtttgatttatttttttcttttgtgtgatTGCTTTCTAATGATATGGACGTGCCAAcgaaaacacaaacaaatggTGTACACGgcttgtaaataaattgaatttatttaaCCTTTCTCTTTGACATAAGGTTACATGGCACGGCATGAAAACGGAATTATGCATCCTTAGCACATGGGGcaagatataatttttttcatgacttttttttctttctttttcaaatgaaGATGAGTTCTAATATGTGGTTGCTATAAGAGAGACCGACATGTGATAATTA
The Prunus dulcis chromosome 2, ALMONDv2, whole genome shotgun sequence DNA segment above includes these coding regions:
- the LOC117617955 gene encoding MADS-box protein SOC1; this translates as MVRGKTQMRRIENATSRQVTFSKRRSGLLKKAFELSVLCDAEVALIIFSPRGKLYEFASSSMQTTIERYQKHTKDNHTNNKSVSTDQNVQHLKQESSSMMKQIELLEVSKRKLLGEGLGSCTIEELQELEQQLERSVSNVRARKTQVFKEQIEQLREKGKALAAENERLIEKCGRIQPRQASNEQRENLAYTESSPSSDVETELFIGLPERRMKR